The following DNA comes from Bacteroidia bacterium.
AAGAAATTGATGAAGAAAAAGGAGAACTTAAAAGGGAAAGACAAGAGTTAGGTAAAGTATTCGTAATTGAATACAAAAACAGAATTCTCAAAAATTTCGACTTTGAAAAATTCTTTGAAAGCCTTGACCAAATTGGAGCAAGTAGAATTGCATTATTTTGTGTAGAAGAACATCCTGAAGCTTGCCACCGTTCAATTGTAGCCGACAAGTTGATGAATAATTTTAATTATAAAATCACACACTTGTAAAATGGAAGTTTTAATTCTATCGAAAACTAAATATGGTAGCACACAAGTTTGCGTTGGTGGTATTTGCATCAACAACAAACAATTTATTAGACTACTAAATCAAGGAGGATATTATCAACCAGCGGACACTCAATTTAATATAGGAGATATATGGGACATTACATTTTCAGTTAATCCTAATAGGAAAGAACCCCATAATGAAGATGTAACAATTCACACTTACAAGTTCGTAAGAAAAATATATCAGCTTGAAACCTATATTAAAAATATGGGCGTCCCAATTTGGAGAAATAATATTTCAAACATTTTTGAGGGAAAAATTTTATGGCAAAAGAACGGAAAAGGATATTTTTCTGAATACATCAAAAACTATCCAAGTCATAGTGTAGGCTTTTGGATTTCTGATGTTGATTTAAGGTATTCAAATGGTTCTTACATCTATGAAAGCAATGGCGTTTCAAAACAAATAGTATATAAAGGAAATCAAACGGCATTACAAGTTATTCCAAAAGGCAGACTTATAAGATTAAGTTTAGCAAAATGGTGGAAACCAGAAGACAGCGATATTGAGTCAAGGTGTTATTTACAAC
Coding sequences within:
- a CDS encoding DUF488 domain-containing protein, encoding MEFFTIGVYNSTEKEFFEKLTQNNIDTFCDIRQRRGVRGSKYSFVNSNRLLQRLNDLEIKYGYVPDLAPTTEIRELQKEIDEEKGELKRERQELGKVFVIEYKNRILKNFDFEKFFESLDQIGASRIALFCVEEHPEACHRSIVADKLMNNFNYKITHL